In one Gossypium hirsutum isolate 1008001.06 chromosome D09, Gossypium_hirsutum_v2.1, whole genome shotgun sequence genomic region, the following are encoded:
- the LOC107891206 gene encoding uncharacterized protein, with the protein MSRQINFRTPTSVQRRQFLLQSGSSSNSFCSSSTDDGGSSSSPTRSSSRNSAKFGEFCGGTTAECAVICCCCPCTIANLLVLAFYKVPAGLCRRALRLKRRRKLKEKGLLQPKNHRPHCGIEDNSELQIHTVVVEDFFPDVEASEEAEKAVMELEKEMWQRFYGTGFWRSPSQREGEPPRIKQL; encoded by the coding sequence aTGTCTCGCCAGATAAATTTTAGGACCCCAACGTCCGTCCAACGGCGGCAATTCTTGCTGCAAAGTGGTTCATCTTCCAATTCCTTCTGTTCCTCCAGTACCGACGACGGCGGAAGCAGCAGCAGCCCCACAAGGAGCAGTTCCAGGAATAGTGCCAAGTTCGGGGAGTTTTGTGGGGGTACCACAGCCGAGTGTGCGGTTATTTGTTGCTGCTGTCCTTGCACAATAGCAAACCTCCTAGTTTTAGCATTTTACAAGGTTCCAGCGGGGCTATGCCGCCGTGCTCTCCGCCTGAAACGGCGGCGTAAGTTGAAGGAAAAAGGGTTGCTTCAGCCGAAAAACCACCGGCCTCATTGTGGAATTGAAGATAATAGCGAGTTGCAGATTCACACGGTGGTAGTGGAGGATTTTTTCCCAGATGTGGAGGCTTCTGAAGAAGCAGAGAAAGCGGTGATGGAACTGGAAAAAGAGATGTGGCAAAGATTCTATGGTACTggattttggagaagtccttctCAGAGAGAAGGAGAGCCACCCAGAATTAAACAactttaa